Within Macaca nemestrina isolate mMacNem1 chromosome X, mMacNem.hap1, whole genome shotgun sequence, the genomic segment CTGGAGGAGACAACTGCTCAAAGGAGTCCAGCTTCACATGCACATACTAGAAGGTACCCTCTAAAGGCCGGGCCTTGAAAGGTAGATCCCAGGATTGAAAAGTCAACTTGTATGCATTGAGCATCTCGTGCACCAGCCCTGTTCCAGAAGCTGTTGGGCCTTTGTGTGTAAGCAGGACAAGTCCCCCCGTGGGGGTTAGCATGGGTGTGCATAGTCATTTCACATTCTTGAGTTGGTacatctcagtaaagtctatccCGTGAGAAGCCATGGGTTTCATGGTATGGTTGGCATCTTCCTTAGGAGTGGCCACAGTGGTGGTGGCTTCTGGGAAGAGACTCCAACAGGGGCCAGCTGTGGGCCTTGGCAGATCTCGTTTCTAGGAAAAGTTCTAAGTCTGTAGGGCTAGGGGTGGGGAACCCCTTCCCTGTCAGGATCAAGAGGGCAAGGGGAACTGTCGCTGGGAGAGACATCCAGCTggagaaactttaaaaagagtAAGTCTGCGTTGCTGCTTGTGGGGTCTTCCCCATCTCAGGGCGGGGACCGGGGGTGGCGGTCCAGACAAGTGCTCAAGGACGATGCCCAGGAGGGGACAGGAGCTCTGCCGGCGGGCTCAGGAAGCCTTCACAACTGCTTGAGCTCACCCTTGCCAAACGAGGGCTGGGGCAGCAGCAACGCGTACACTCACGGCTGTGGGGGCCAGCGTTCTTGGTACATTTCAGGACACCCAAGGAGTCTGAATGGCTCAAGGCTGCTGCTCTGTGCAGGGGGCTAGACGTGGGGCGGACGGGCAGGGCTCCTGGTAACAGCCCTGTAGGCCGCAGTGGAGAGCAGGGCTCCCGCCGGGCCGCCCAGGAGCTTTCGGCAGGCCCGGCCCCAGCCCCTTTCCGAGCAGCCCGGGCCTCCGCCCTGCCCTCGGTCCCCAACGCCGGGAGCTGCCGTTCGTCCTCCAGAGCCCCGCCCGGGCGAGCCCGGGAGGCCGACTGCCGCGCGCGAAACGCGCCGGGACCCGCACCCTCCCCGACGCGGGGCGCCCCCGTGTGGCCGAGCGCGCGGCCGCGGCGCGCAAGATGGCGGCGAGCGCGGGCACCGCCCCTTCCGCCCCGCCGGGTGTCGCACGAGGCCGGCTCGAAGGGGAAGTGAGTCAGTGTCCGCGGACCCGGCCGGCCCAGGCCCGTGCCCGCCGCGGCCTTGAGAGGCCCCGACAGGCCCCggcccggcggcggcggcggcggcggcggccatGGCCGGGGGGCCGGGCCCGGGAGAGCCCGCAGCCCCCGGCGCCCAGCACTTCTTGTACGAGGTGCCGCCCTGGGTCATGTGCCGCTTCTACAAAGTGATGGACGCCCTGGAGCCCGCCGACTGGTGCCAGTTCGGTGGGTGGCGGCTGGCGGCCGGGGGGCGGAGGGCGGGGGGCGCGCGGGCTCCCGGCGCCGACGCCTGACGCCCCCTGCTCCGCAGCCGCCCTGATCGTGCGCGACCAGACTGAGCTGCGGCTGTGCGAGCGCTCCGGGCAGCGCACGGCCAGCGTTCTGTGGCCCTGGATCAACCGCAACGCCCGTGTGGCCGACCTGGTGCACATCCTCACGCACCTGCAGCTGCTCCGCGCGCGGGACATCATCACAGCCTGTGAGCGCGGGACTCCGGGCACCCCACGGCTGGGAGGCCGGCGGGCCCCACGGGGCTCCCCGACCCGGGCCTcaaccttcctttccttccttgacGTCCCAGGGCACCCTCCCGCCCCGCTTCCGTCCCCAAGCACCACTGCCCCGAGGCCCAGCAGCATCCCTGCACCCGCCGAGGCCGAGGCCTGGAGCCCCCGGAAGTTGCCATCCTCAGCCTCCACCCTCCTCTCCCCAGGTAAGAGGGCCCGGTTGTTGGGCTCGGTGGACCCAAAGAAGGGCCCACCTTGACCATGGCCACGGCTGTAGACCCTGTTGCTCGTCTCTGCCTGCCTCTCACTGGTGTCTTTATGAAGCTTTTCCAGGCTCCCAGACCCATTCAGGGCCTGAGCTCGGCCTGCTCCCAAGCCCTGCTTCCCTGCGGCCTCCACCGCCATCTCCAGCCCCTTCCTCTACCAAGGTAGGTGTCTCCTGCCCCCTAGGGAAGATTCGAGACAAGGAGGAAGGAATTCAGCCTTTGGTGTACCACAGAGCCGCAGTCAGCCAAGCTGGGTCAGCTGGGAGGCAGCTGTGGTGGGGACAGCCTGGAGCCTTCGGCAGAAGGGAGGAGACAGGGACCCCACCTGATCCAGGCTCTCTTTCCACAGCCAGGCCCAGAGAGCTCGGTGTCCCTCCTGCAGGGAGCCCACCCCTCTCCATTTTGCTGGCCCCTCTGTGAGATTTCCCAGGGCACCCACAACTTCTCAGAGGAGCTCAAGATCGGGGAGGGTGGCTTTGGGTGCGTGTACCGGGCAGTGATGAGGAACACGGTGTATGCTGTGAAGAGGCTGAAGGAGGTGAGTGTCGCACCCTGGCAGGGACCCTGGAAGGCCATCAGACAACCCTCACTCACTTCTCCAGCCTTTCCCCCTCGCTTCCCCACACAACTCCTTCAGCCCTCATTCCGGCGCAGGGTCCCTGGCCCCTTGGTTGTTCTGGGCCTCAGGCACGTGGCACTGGTGGCCCGAAGGCCTTCGCTTCGAGAGCCTCACCCTGCCCGTCttccctgccccttcccccaccgCACCCTGGGGGCTGCAGGACGCTGACCTGGAGTGGACTGCAGTGAAGCAGAGCTTCCTGACCGAGGTGGAGCAGCTGTCCAGGTGAGGCCAGATGGGGAGCCACACCAGGTCCCGTGGGGCTTCAGACCACACACTACACGACCTGGCTCCCTTGGGCGCCTGAGGCCTGCCAGGCCCAGGCAAGCTGAGGCCCCAGCCAGGGCTGCCCACCCAGTCTGGCCTGATGGAAAGTGCTCCCCTTTTTCAAACAGGTTTCGTCACCCAAACATTGTGGACTTTGCTGGCTACTGTGCTCAGAACGGCTTCTACTGCCTCGTGTACGGCTTCCTGCCCAACGGCTCCCTGGAGGACCGGCTCCACTGCCAGGTAGGCTCACCTGGCCCGGCACGCTTCCGAGGACCCAAAGCACTCCTGACACCTGGCTGGAGCCGGTCGCGGGGCCTGGGGCTTTTAGCCTGTGTGAGCGGGTCCTGCTAGCAGGCCAGGCCTGCACTTCCAGCTCCCCAGCAGCACCCCGCTCAGGATTTGGCCCATGGTGGGGTcacttttttttgaggtggagtctttctctgtcacccaggctgcagtgcagtggtgtgatctcagctcaccacaacctccaccctccgggttcaagcaatcttcctgcctcagcctcccgagtagctgggaccacaggcacacaccaccatacttgcctaatttttgtatttttagtagagatgaggttttgccatgttagccaggctggtctcaaactcctgacctcaagtggtctgcccacctcagcctcccaaagtgctggaattacaggtgtgagctaccttgCCTGGCCTGGCCCACTGTTTTCTATAGAGCTCTTCCCCAGGCCCCTCCCCTTTGCAAGCGGAGTAGCTGGAGGGTCTCATCAGCAAGCCCCGGAGGCAAGGGGGTCTGGGGCTACCAGCTGGACCAGCCAGCGCTGACGGAGGACCCCCTTGCCTCCTCCGGCATACTGTGTTTGGGGAGAGTGGGAAGAATGCCTTCAAGGACTTCCCGACCACCCAGGGACAAAGGGATGAGCCCTGGGAGCCTATGCCCAGCAGATTCTATTGAACATGTCCCCAGCCACTGCCCAGCCTTGAATGCTTTGACAAGCAGCCAGAGTAGCTTAACAGTGCAGGTCACGGAGACTTTGCTCCTCGTTTTCCAGAAGGGGGAAACTGAAGCCTAGAGAGTGAAGTGGCTGTTCCAGGCTGCACGGTGACAGATAGAAGGTTGGTTGGGATCAAGGAACGGCCACCCAGCAACCTCCCCTGTCCCCATTTGCCGCCCCAGACCCAGGCCTGCCCACCTCTCTCCTGGCCTCAGCGACTGGACATCCTTCTGGGTACAGCCCGGGCAATTCAGTTTCTACATCAGGACAGCCCCAGCCTCATCCATGGAGACATCAAGAGGTGAGGAGGGGCCCATGAGaactgcaggggcagggcctgcAGCAAGGGGGGCCCCGTCCCGTCAATGTGGGGATCAGGCATGGCCTAGGACCTCAACACCCGGTATGGCACAGGTGTGGAAACAGGCCAAGGATGGGCCCCACTGATGAGCAGAGGCCCCCAGGCGGCTGGAGTACTCAGGGCAGTGCCAGCACTTTCTGTGGGCAAGGCACTGGGCTGGCAGCCTCAAGTCCAGCCTTACCTAAGCCGGGCAGGTGTAGGAGCTAGGACTGGGCTGACGCCACTGTCTTCCCTCCCCAAGTTCCAATGTCCTTCTGGATGAGAGGCTGACACCCAAGCTGGGAGACTTTGGCCTGGCCCGGTTCAGCCGCTTTGCCGGGTCCAGCCCCAGCCAGAGCAGCACGGTGGCCCGGACGCGGACAGTGCGGGGCACTCTGGCCTACCTGCCCGAGGAGTACATCAAGACAGGAAGGCTGGCTGTGGACACGGACACCTTCAGCTTTGGGGTGGTGAGCCACTGACCCCTCTGCTGGCTCAGAGGAGGAGAAGCCACAGGCAGGCAGAGGTGGGGGCCGCAGAGTGCACTGCGGGCCAGGGGCCATCTGCCAGGACCCCAAGAGGCTGCAGCTCCAGGGCCCCCCTCCCTCCGAGGCTCTCCTCCTCACCCTGCACCTAACTGTGTGTTTGTAATTTGTCTTCGAATGGGCCCTCCAAGTCGCCTGAGCTTCAGTCCCATAACATCTGGCTCTGCCTTTGTCCACACCTTTGTCAGGCCCGATCCATGTCCACACCAGAGGCCTCTTCCCTGCCAAGGCCACTGCCatgctctccctcttccctctctccaggTGGTGCTCGAGACCCTGGCTGCTCAGAGGGCTGTGGAGACGCACGGTGCCAGGATCAAGTATCTGGTGAGCCCCCTGAGGCGGGGCCAGGCGGGGACACACAGCTGCTGGCAGCCAGCAGGCACAGCCCCAGCGGTGGGGATGATTGGGGCGCAGTGCCCATGGATGCCTCTGTTGCCACAGTGGCCGCATTTGTGAAAGTTGGCAGGGCCTCAAACAACTCCGTTTACCTTGCTGAGAACAAACCTGTTTGCCTGCAGACACTATGAGCCTTGTACAGACCCCAtctgggctgggggcagggggaggggcggTCCCAGGGCGCTGGGTAGAGAAGCAGGCCCCGAGGAACCTCCTGGGCCCTAGCAGGCTGCAGCTGAGCTCTCCACGCCGTGCAGGGCAGCCTGAGCTGCCTCATGCTCTTACTCCACTCTGTCTGCCTCACCATGGACTGTGGTGGGGCCAGGAGACTGGAGACCTGGGTTTTAGCCCCAGCCTGATAGTGGCCTTCCAGCAAATTCCTGCTCCCCTCTGGGCCTGTTTTCCCATACGCAAAACAGACTTCACAGAATGTGCTCAGCCAGTAATTGCTTCACTGCTTCTCCTCCTGTTTGGGGCTGTTCCTGTGTGCTGTGGGGTCTCCATCAGGATTCAGCCCCGCTGAGAACCCAGGAGCCGGGCTCAagccctccttcctttcccctccgcatccatccatccatgcatcctgCTGAAGAAGCGCAGCAGGCTCCTTGGGGGTCCTTGGACTTTCCCACTTGCTCCCCACCCTGCAGCCAAAGTGCTCTTTTCAAAGGCCCCTTTGCATTTTCTCTGCTCTTGGGGTGAAGGCCCAATCCCTTATGTGGTTGACCCCACAATGCCCCAGGTCCCCAGGACTCGGGGCGCTCCCTGCCACCTGCTTCACAGCCTTAGTATGTGCTGTTCCCTCTGCGAGAAAAGCCACCGCCCACCCTGGCTGTTCCTCCTGGTCTGTCTGATCTCAGAACTGGAGATGCCCTCTGGTCCTGTTTCCACCCCCAGGGTGCCTCTCTCTGCGGGGTACCTCTCTCTGTCAGGTGCCTGTGGGGTGCCTCTCTCTGTGGAGCCTCTCTCTGTGGGGTACCTCTCTCTGTGGGGTACCTCTCTCTGTGGGGTACCTCTCTCTGTGGGGTGCCTCTCTCTGTGGGGTACCTCTCTCTGTGGGGTACCTCTCTCTGTGGGGTGCC encodes:
- the LOC105467308 gene encoding interleukin-1 receptor-associated kinase 1, with amino-acid sequence MAGGPGPGEPAAPGAQHFLYEVPPWVMCRFYKVMDALEPADWCQFAALIVRDQTELRLCERSGQRTASVLWPWINRNARVADLVHILTHLQLLRARDIITAWHPPAPLPSPSTTAPRPSSIPAPAEAEAWSPRKLPSSASTLLSPAFPGSQTHSGPELGLLPSPASLRPPPPSPAPSSTKPGPESSVSLLQGAHPSPFCWPLCEISQGTHNFSEELKIGEGGFGCVYRAVMRNTVYAVKRLKEDADLEWTAVKQSFLTEVEQLSRFRHPNIVDFAGYCAQNGFYCLVYGFLPNGSLEDRLHCQTQACPPLSWPQRLDILLGTARAIQFLHQDSPSLIHGDIKSSNVLLDERLTPKLGDFGLARFSRFAGSSPSQSSTVARTRTVRGTLAYLPEEYIKTGRLAVDTDTFSFGVVVLETLAAQRAVETHGARIKYLKDLVEEEAEEAGVALRSTQSTLAADSWAAPIAMQICKKHLDPRPGPCPPELGLGLGRLACCCLHRRAKRRPPMTQVYERLEKLQAVVAGVPGHLEAASCIPPSPQENSYVSSTGGAHSGAAPWQPLAAPSGASAQAAEQLQRGLNQPVESDESLGGLSAALRSWHLTPSCPLGPAPLGEASCPQGDTAGESSWGSGPGFRPTAVEGLVLGSSASSSSEPPQIIINPARQKMVQKLALYEDGALDSLQLLSSSSLPGLGLEQDRQGPEESDEFQS